The following nucleotide sequence is from Longimicrobium sp..
ACCGGCGCGCTCTCCATCCCCCAGGTCCCCGGCCACCTGGTGGTGGTCGGCGGCGGGGTGATCGGGCTGGAGCTGGGGAGCGTGTGGCTGCGCCTGGGCGCGAAGGTCACCATCCTGGAGGCGATGCCCACCATCCTGCCGGGGATGGACGGCGAGGTGATCAAGGCCGCCGACCGCATCTTCCGCAAGCAGGGCTTCGACATCCGCACCGGCGCGCGCGTCACCGGCGCCGAGCGGCGGGGCGACAGGGTGATCGTCTCGGTGGAGGGGCAGGAGCCGCTGGAGGCCGACTACCTGCTGGTGTCGGTCGGGCGGCGCGCGTACACCGAGGGGATGGGGCTCGAGGAGGCCGGCATCCGCCTGGAGCGCGGGGTGATCCAGGTGGACGGGCGCTACCACACCGGCGTGGGCCAGGTCTACGCCATCGGCGACGCCATCGGCGGGCGGATGCTGGCGCACAAGGCCGAGGAGGAGGGCGTGGCCGCGGTGGAGCTCGCCGCGGGGAAGCACGGGCACGTCAACTACGACGCCGTGGCCAACGTGGTGTACACCTGGCCCGAGATCGCCTCGGTGGGGATGACGGAGGAGGAGGCGAAGGCCGCCGGGCGCGAGACCAGGGTGGGCAGGTTCCCCTGGAGCGCCAACGGCCGCGCCAAGGCGATGGGCGAGCAGGACGGCTTCGTGAAGGTGATCGCCGACGCGGCGACCGACCGCGTCCTGGGGGTGCACATCCTGGGGCCGCGCGCGTCGGACCTGGTCGCCGAGGCCGCGCTGGCGGTGGAGTTCGAGGGCGCGGCGGAGGACATCGGCCGCAGCGTCCACGCGCACCCCACCCTCCCCGAGGCGGTCAAGGAGGCCGCGCTGGCCGTGGCGGGCCGCGCGATCCACGTCTAGCTTCTTGCGAAAGAACGGGGGCGGGAGCCGCCGCGGGAGCGCGGCCCGCCGGGAACCAACAGGAGACGGAGAACGATGGCTACGTTCGAGCTGAGCCAGGACGAGGCGGAATCCCTCGCGGTCGCGCTGCGGTCGTACCTGGGCGACCTGCAGGACGAGATCGGCCACACCGACGACTACGACTACCGGCAGTCGCTCCAGCAGCGGCGCGACCACCTGGAGGCCATCCTCGCGCGCCTGGCGCCGAACTCCTGACGCCGCCGCGCGAGGCGCGATCCCACCCGCTGACGCCGCGCTCCGCCCCGACGGAGCGCGGCGTTCCCTTTGTCCACTAAGGCCACTATGCTCGGCAGGGGCACTGCGTTTTCACCTGCTGCCGGAGAAGGCCGATGGCAACCAGCGACTGCGACGGAACCGGGATCTATACGACGATGAAGGGCGAGAGGCGGGAGATCCGCATTGAGCTGCTCGAACCCGAGATAGGGGAATTCTGCAGCAGGTTGACACCGGCGCAACGGCTCATGGGTGGAGCCTACCTCAACCGTCTCGCTCGCCAGATCATCCGAGACGAGGTAGCCGACCTGCACCCCGACTGGTCATCCGAGCAGATCGACTGCGAGGTGGCGCGCAGGTGGCTGAACGAGGAGTTTTCCGAGAGAGTAAAGGAGGAGGCGCGGCCTTACGAAGGAGTTCATCGCCGATCCCGACTTCCTGGCCTACATCAACGCGTGACCTTGCGGAGGAAGGCGGAGTCGAGGGCGGCGCACTTCGCGTGGGCGTTGCAGACCCAGCGCACGTCATAGGGGCGGATGCGCTCGAAGAGGGAGCGCAGGCTCTCGCGCGCGGTCCGCCTGTCGGTGGTGAAGATCGGGTCGGCGCCCTTGAAGCCGGTGAGCGGCTTGCGCGCGACGGCGTCGCCGGCGAAGAGCACGCCGCGGAAGAGGTAGGCGGCGTGCCCCGGCGTGTGCCCGGGGACCAGGAAGGCGCGCACCGTGTCGGCGCCGAAGGTGAAGAAGGTGTCGGAGGCGAACGGGCGCACAGCCACCTCGCCCGGCCACGGACCCGCCCTCCCCGACACCGACTGGCCGGCGCGCGAGGGGAAGTCGGCGTACGTCGCCCGGCCCTCGAAGAACGGCGCCTCGGCCGCGGACAGGTGGAAGCGGGCGTGGCGCACGGTGCGCCAGGCGCCGATGTGGTCGCGGTGGCCGTGCGTGAGGAACACGTCGGTCACGTCGCGCGGCTCCGCGCCGAGCCGGCGCAGGCGCTTCGCGAGCGCCGCCCCCGCGCCGTGCCAGCCCAGGTCGACCACGATCACCCCGCTGTCCGTGCGCGCCGCGTACACCATGCTCTGCCACGGGCCGCCCGTCGGGAACGCCACCGAGCGCCCCGGCTCCCGCACCTGCCGCAGGTTGTACGTGCAGCCGGCGAGCGCGGACAGGACCGCCGCGAATCCAAGGCGGACCGCGCACCGTACGGTCGCAGCGCAACGGCAGACGGGCGTGCTCATCCGTCCCTCTTGACCGTGCACTTTGTTCGCATTATCATCGTCCAGAACGTGCGTTTTGCTCCTGGAAAAGGAACTGACAATGAAGACGACTCGCCGCGAAGGGTTCAGGCCAGTGGGCGGCACGCTCCGGATCGGACGTCACGTGGTGACGCTGAGCCGCGGCGGCCTGGCGCTTGCCGAGTCGGCACTGGTGGCGGTGTTCGCCGCCCTGGCCGCGACGCTGGCCAACCTCGACGCGCTGGCGGCGGCGGGAGACCGGGCGGTCTGGCTCGTGGCGGCCGCGCTGCTGGGCACCGCGGTGATGCTGGCGGCGCTCAGCCGGCTTCTCCTCGGCGTGGCGTCGCGCAAGGCCGGTCCGCCGTCGCACGGGGTGGAATACCACCTCGTCCAGGTGTACAACCGGCTCCTGGACGAGAGCAGCCTGAATCCGCACGGGAAGGGCCGCGCGTGAGCGAGGCTCCCGGAACTGCGCCGGGATCCGCGCCCGCTGCCCTTCCCGCCCCACCCGACCCGCCCTCCACATCACGCCCGGAGCCCAGGCTCTCCCCGGAGATCTCCGTCTGGGTGGACTCCCGCCTCTCGTCGGTGAACCCCGCGCTCTTCTCGCAGCGCGGGTTCGCCGAGCTCAAGCTGCGGATCGACGGCTACGTCGTGGACCTGGTGACGGAGTCGCGGCGGATCGCCGAGCGGCACCAGGCGGACTCGATCTCGCCGGCGTACGTCCAGCGGGCGAGCGAGCACCTGGTCTCGCGCACCCGACGGCGGCGCTTCACGCTGATCGGGACGCTGGGAGGGATCGCGCTGGGGTCCTCGTTCTCCAGCTTCCTCGACGTGGCGTCGGCCGCCGCGCCCTCCACCCCGCAGGTGCTGATCGCGGCGGTGCTGGGCGTGCTGGGCGCCTTCTGCATCGCGCTGCAGTTCTCGCAGGAATAAGCACGCCCGCCAGCCCGCCGCAAGCCGACGAGGCCCGCCGACCGGGCGGGCCTCGTCTTTCGATCCGAAGCGCGGGCTCATACCACCTTGCAGAGCATCGTTCGGGAATAGGTCCTGAAAGGCCTCACACAGAGAAACGGAGAAACAGAGGACTTCGGTTTTCTCTGTTCCTCTGTTTCTCTGTGTGATTCCAATCTGTTGCTGTTCTGTTTGGAAACAGAACGATGCTCCGAGACGTGGTATCAG
It contains:
- the lpdA gene encoding dihydrolipoyl dehydrogenase; this encodes MAEEKTFDLVVLGAGPGGYVAAIRAAQLGFKTACIEKEPALGGTCLRVGCIPSKALLDSSELFEQIRHKAEAHGIRVDGASVDVPAMMKRKDGVVKGLTDGVAFLFRKNKIEWIRGFGRLTSPETIEVAAEDGAKTTVRAKTVVLAPGSVPVELPFLKFDHERIVDSTGALSIPQVPGHLVVVGGGVIGLELGSVWLRLGAKVTILEAMPTILPGMDGEVIKAADRIFRKQGFDIRTGARVTGAERRGDRVIVSVEGQEPLEADYLLVSVGRRAYTEGMGLEEAGIRLERGVIQVDGRYHTGVGQVYAIGDAIGGRMLAHKAEEEGVAAVELAAGKHGHVNYDAVANVVYTWPEIASVGMTEEEAKAAGRETRVGRFPWSANGRAKAMGEQDGFVKVIADAATDRVLGVHILGPRASDLVAEAALAVEFEGAAEDIGRSVHAHPTLPEAVKEAALAVAGRAIHV
- a CDS encoding MBL fold metallo-hydrolase, whose protein sequence is MSTPVCRCAATVRCAVRLGFAAVLSALAGCTYNLRQVREPGRSVAFPTGGPWQSMVYAARTDSGVIVVDLGWHGAGAALAKRLRRLGAEPRDVTDVFLTHGHRDHIGAWRTVRHARFHLSAAEAPFFEGRATYADFPSRAGQSVSGRAGPWPGEVAVRPFASDTFFTFGADTVRAFLVPGHTPGHAAYLFRGVLFAGDAVARKPLTGFKGADPIFTTDRRTARESLRSLFERIRPYDVRWVCNAHAKCAALDSAFLRKVTR